Proteins encoded in a region of the Hypomesus transpacificus isolate Combined female chromosome 17, fHypTra1, whole genome shotgun sequence genome:
- the fscn1a gene encoding fascin actin-bundling protein 1a gives MSSNGASNGTSDMLQIQFGLINCGNKYLTAETFGFKINASATSLKKKQIWTLEQSGDEANGNVFCLKSHLGRYIAADKDGNVTGDSETPGTECRFIITAHDDGRWSLQSEQHGRYLGGTEDRIICFAQTASVAEKWSVHIAMHPQVNIFSITRKRYAHLSSKVDEIAIDRDVPWGVDSLITLVFRDQRYHLQTSDNRFLKNDGSLAVKSDKTTGYTLEFRSGKVVFRDCNGKYLAPSGPSGTMKSGKSTRVGKDELFVLEQSHPQVVLTAGNERNVSTRQGMDLSANQDEEGDQEVFQVEMCRENGKCAFRTAAGKYWTLMANGGLQCTASTKSTNCFFDIEWRGKKLTLCAANGRYVAAKKNGQLAATIDSAGESEEFLMKLINRPIIVLRGEHGFIGCRKVTGTLDSNRSTYDYFTLEYRDGAYSLQDSTGKYWMVGNESSVVSSSDTPVDFLFEFCDYNKLAIRSAEGKYLRGDHAGVLKANADDLETATLWEY, from the exons ATGTCTTCTAACGGCGCTAGTAACGGAACCAGCGACATGCTCCAGATCCAGTTCGGTCTGATTAACTGCGGTAATAAATATTTAACTGCTGAAACGTTCGGCTTCAAAATCAATGCCTCGGCCACGAGCCTGAAGAAGAAGCAGATCTGGACGCTGGAACAATCCGGAGACGAAGCGAACGGGAATGTGTTCTGTCTGAAGTCTCACCTGGGCCGGTACATCGCAGCCGACAAAGATGGCAATGTGACCGGGGACAGCGAGACTCCTGGGACAGAATGCCGGTTTATCATCACCGCTCATGATGACGGCCGGTGGTCGCTGCAATCTGAGCAGCACGGGCGCTACCTGGGCGGTACCGAGGACCGGATCATCTGTTTTGCCCAAACCGCATCAGTGGCCGAGAAATGGAGCGTGCACATCGCCATGCACCCGCAAGTCAACATCTTCAGCATCACGCGCAAACGTTACGCGCACCTGAGCTCGAAGGTGGATGAGATTGCTATTGACCGCGACGTCCCGTGGGGAGTTGATTCGCTGATCACTCTCGTGTTCCGGGACCAGAGGTATCACCTTCAGACCTCTGACAACCGGTTCCTGAAGAACGACGGCAGCCTGGCCGTTAAATCGGACAAGACCACGGGCTACACACTGGAGTTCCGCTCAGGGAAGGTGGTTTTCAGAGACTGCAATGGCAAATACCTCGCGCCCTCTGGTCCGTCCGGTACCATGAAGTCTGGCAAGAGCACGCGCGTTGGGAAGGACGAGCTGTTCGTGCTCGAGCAGAGCCACCCGCAGGTTGTCCTCACCGCTGGAAACGAGAGGAACGTCTCCACCCGGCAAG GTATGGACCTGTCAGCCAATCAGGATGAGGAAGGGGACCAGGAAGTGTTCCAGGTGGAGATGTGTCGTGAAAACGGAAAGTGTGCTTTCCGAACGGCTGCTGGGAAATACTGGACTCTGATGGCTAATGGAGGCCTGCAGTGTACTGCATCCACCAa gtccacTAACTGCTTCTTTGACATCGAGTGGCGTGGAAAGAAGCTGACTCTTTGCGCTGCTAACGGGAGGTATGTTGCAGCCAAGAAGAACGGTCAGCTAGCCGCTACCATCGACTCTGcag GTGAGTCAGAGGAGTTCCTGATGAAGTTGATCAACCGTCCAATCATAGTGCTTCGTGGAGAGCATGGCTTCATTGGTTGTAGGAAGGTTACAGGAACGTTGGACTCTAACCGTTCCACCTACGACTACTTCACTCTGGAGTACAGAGATGGAGCCTACAGTCTGCAGG ACTCCACTGGGAAGTACTGGATGGTTGGAAACGAGTCCTCAGTAGTGAGCAGCAGTGACACGCCTGTTGACTTCCTGTTTGAGTTTTGTGACTACAACAAGCTGGCCATCCGCTCTGCGGAGGGGAAGTATCTCCGTGGCGACCACGCCGGCGTCCTCAAGGCCAACGCTGACGACCTGGAGACCGCCACTCTCTGGGAGTACTGA
- the rnf216 gene encoding E3 ubiquitin-protein ligase RNF216: protein MANGEDDDVIHLASFNLHRSQGRRARRRAFITISDDSDEEALVLVQSGRVLVPDEPDDDVRILEPSMAPVRRRMIRPAASWTRSSGHDRPISGRRDVTEQSTASSGATPAVTPPTPPLSRDAQTNTTQIRPLIRAQTLPQPIPSTSTNPQPVPSTSTNPQPVPSTSTNPQPVPSTSTNPQLVPSTSTNPQLVPSTSTNPQPVPSTSTNPQLVPSTSTNPQPVPSTSTNPQLVPSTSTNPQPVPSTSTNPQLVPSTSTNPQLVPSTSTNPQLVPSTSTNPQPVPSTSTQPLTAPPTEAVVLTETQPSPLSHPRPRQVLQQARLIWGPQVHLRAQAPVQAPLAEPQVVARPQALQLRPPLQPCPAPQPRPQGPRPSAAMAPTVLIAAAPERLGPPETGHRITLGSQAAAGTQPNPNTQDRAPQWGQMQGAPPLEPQVLVVYQPVPNLDPVATVSNSEGANPGVQPNAPALALGPALTLAPNAPALVPAPNPPAPAALPRLEEERPGPSAPRWGQGEERPVPPHVRALVQGVLDLLPDVQENYVAELILQNDIKDLNVVCNMLLENPGYPQRESTASSQSSILLEASNTDTQVSEDLFDYSRLGPVGPETLMQAADLLMGDFRMLSCIDIKWALNALKGHYALTRKALCEALKKWQEVADPSGKKRRRRDSSERCYIDFLFEHGSAKFSKRMFFLEKDRRGCRTFSTALEPSLQKEVSFYQQKTKEQAEHEDFLLALQVNEEQYEKDGQLIECGCCCGEFAFEKMTQCSDGHLFCKECLVKYAQEAVFGSGRLELSCMEGGCPCSFPVCELEKVLPESILGKYYERQAEEAVAATCADELVRCPSCHFPALLDPGVSLFSCPNPRCRKESCRKCHVQWKQHVGKSCDQVLERDEIRMRVLFEERMTAARVRKCVKCGTGLVKSEGCNRMWCRCGSFMCYLCREPICGYNHFCQHARSPGAPCRQCRKCSLWTDPTQDDERIIQEIQKEGETELNKKSAENSAKRVGPPAAKQPRIGPPVQIGPAPPLPPAVRAPLLVPPQVVPPQVVPPQVVPPQVLPPAPPQARLLIPLYVPPNPHLRPFNYNINNNVELNLPMHYGPPQYYRRF from the exons ATGGCAAATGGAGAAGATGACGATGTTATTCACCTGGCCAGCTTCAACCTTCACCGTAGCCAAG GCCGGAGGGCCCGGAGACGAGCCTTCATCACCATCTCAGACGACTCTGACGAGGAGGCGCTGGTGCTGGTGCAGAGCGGGCGTGTGCTGGTCCCAGACGAGCCTGACGATGATGTCAGGATCCTGGAG CCCAGCATGGCTCCAGTGAGAAGGCGTATGATTCGCCCAGCTGCATCGTGGACCAGGTCCTCAGGACATGACCGACCAATCAGTGGGCGGAGGGATGTCACTGAGCAAAGTACTGCAAGCTCCGGAGCCACGCCTGCAGtgacccctccaacccccccactCTCCAGAGACGCACAGACCAACACCACCCAAATCAGACCTCTGATCCGAGCTCAGACCCTGCCCCAACCTAtaccctccacatccaccaacCCTCAGCCTGtaccctccacatccaccaacCCTCAGCCTGtaccctccacatccaccaacCCTCAGCCTGtaccctccacatccaccaacCCTCAGCTTGtaccctccacatccaccaacCCTCAGCTTGtaccctccacatccaccaacCCTCAGCCTGtaccctccacatccaccaacCCTCAGCTTGtaccctccacatccaccaacCCTCAGCCTGtaccctccacatccaccaacCCTCAGCTTGtaccctccacatccaccaacCCTCAGCCTGtaccctccacatccaccaacCCTCAGCTTGtaccctccacatccaccaacCCTCAGCTTGtaccctccacatccaccaacCCTCAGCTTGtaccctccacatccaccaacCCTCAGCCTGTACCCTCCACATCCACCCAGCCTCTGACTGCACCTCCCACGGAAGCAGTGGTATTGACAGAGACCCAGCCtagccccctctcccacccccgaCCCAGACAAGTTCTACAGCAGGCTCGGTTAATCTGGGGTCCTCAGGTCCATCTCAGAGCCCAGGCCCCTGTCCAGGCTCCCCTGGCGGAGCCCCAAGTCGTGGCCAGACCCCAAGCCCTGCAACTCAGGCCCCCCCTCCAGCCAtgccctgccccccagcccagaccccaggGACCCAGACCCAGCGCTGCGATGGCACCGACTGTGCTGATTGCAGCTGCTCCAGAGCGACTTGGACCCCCAGAAACCGGCCATCGGATTACCCTGGGCAGCCAGGCTGCAGCAGGGACACAGCCCAACCCTAACACCCAGGACAGAGCTCCCCAGTGGGGACAGATGCAGGGGGCACCTCCCCTGGAGCCTCAGGTGCTGGTGGTCTACCAGCCAGTGCCAAACCTTGACCCAGTAGCCACTGTTTCCAATTCAGAAGGGGCAAACCCTGGGGTGCAACCTAACGCCCCAGCCCTGGCCTTAGGCCCAGCCTTAACCCTAGCCCCTAATGCCCCTGCCTTAGTCCCAGCCCCCAaccctccagctccagcagccttacccaggctggaggaggagaggccagggccCTCAGCACCACggtggggccagggggaggagaggccagtGCCTCCACATGTCAGAGCTCTGGTCCAGGGGGTG ttGGACCTGCTCCCTGATGTCCAGGAGAACTACGTAGCAGAGTTGATCCTGCAGAACGATATCAAAGATTTGAATGT tgtgtgtaacATGCTCCTGGAGAACCCAGGATATCCTCAGAGAGAAAGCACTGCATCTTCTCAGAGCAGCATCCTTCTGGAAGccagcaacacagacacacag gtgagtgagGACCTGTTTGACTACTCCAGGCTGGGGCCTGTGGGGCCTGAGACCCTCATGCAGGCTGCTGACTTGCTCATGGGAGACTTCAGAATGCTCAGCTGCATCGACATCAAGTGGGCGCTCAACGCTCTCAAGGGACACTATGCACTCACACGCAAG GCCTTATGTGAAGCCCTGAAGAAGTGGCAGGAAGTAGCAGACCCCTCAGGGAAGAAGCGCAGGAGAAGAGACTCCTCAGAGCGCTGCTACATTGACTTCCTGTTTGAACATG GCTCAGCTAAGTTCTCCAAGAGGATGTTCTTCCTGGAGAAGGATCGGCGAGGCTGCAGAACCTTTAGTACTGCTCTAGAACCTTCTCTGCAGAAGGAGGTCTCCTTCTACCAGCAGAAGACCAAGGAACAAGCAGAG CATGAGGACTTCCTCTTGGCTCTGCAAGTGAATGAAGAGCAGTACGAGAAG gacggCCAGCTGATCGAGTGTGGCTGCTGCTGTGGAGAGTTTGCGTTTGAGAAGATGACCCAGTGCTCAGACGGCCATCTGTTCTGTAAAGAGTGTCTGGTCAAGTACGCTCAGGAGGCTGTGTTCGGCTCTGGAAGG ttggagctGAGCTGCATGGAGGGGGGCTGTCCCTGCTCCTTCCCCGTGTGTGAACTGGAGAAGGTCCTGCCAGAGAGCATTCTGGGTAAATACTACgagagacaggctgaggaggCCGTAGCTGCAACCTGCGCTGACGAGCTAGTacg GTGTCCGTCCTGTCACTTCCCAGCCCTGCTGGACCCTGGCGTGTCTCTGTTCAGCTGTCCCAACCCTCGCTGCAGGaag gAGAGCTGCAGGAAGTGTCATGTGCAGTGGAAGCAGCATGTGGGGAAGTCATGTGACCAGGTCCTGGAGAGGGATGAGATACGCATGCGGGTGCTCTT TGAGGAGCGCATGACCGCGGCCCGGGTCAGGAAGTGTGTGAAGTGTGGGACAGGGCTGGTCAAGTCGGAGGGCTGTAACAGGATGTGGTGTCGCTGCGGTAGCTTCATGTGCTACCTGTGTCGGGAGCCCATCTGTGGCTACAACCACTTCTGCCAACACGCCCGCTCCCCTGGCGCCCCCTGCAGGCAGTGCCGCAAGTGCTCCCTCTGGACGGACCCaacg caagaTGATGAGCGCATCATTCAGGAGAtccagaaggagggagagacagaacttAACAAGAAGAGTGCAG AGAACTCAGCAAAGAGAGTCGGCCCACCGGCTGCCAAGCAACCACGGATTGGCCCTCCTGTCCAGAtcggccccgcccctcccctccccccagcagtTCGAGCTCCCCTATTGGTGCCCCCCCAGGTGGTGCCCCCGCAGGTGGTGCCCCCCCAGGTGGTGCCCCCCCAggtcctccctccagccccaccccagGCCCGGCTGCTGATCCCCCTGTACgttccccccaacccccacctgcGCCCCTTCAactacaacatcaacaacaacgtGGAGTTGAACCTGCCCATGCACTATGGGCCCCCCCAGTACTACAGACGCTTCtag